GTGTTTACATTACTACTTAGTctgttatggttttgtcaaactctAGCCACATCTTATTTTCTACACAGTTTGTGTAGTGATCTATAACCTTTTTGATTTTTctcttttaattaatataatatgcAGAACACTAGTTTTCGATTGTCTTTAGATTCAATCTTGTAGTACTACCTTTTCCTTCTAAAAGACAAGAAAGAGGTTAATTGGTAATTCAATGCAGATTGTTCCAACGGAATACAGATACCTCTCTAAAGAAGTGTTGCCTACAAACCAATTTTCTGTCACAGAATACTTTGTGCCAATGCGTGACTTTGATAGGTCATGGCCAGGTCAATGTCTCAAGCGTCATACTGATTTAACATACAaaatgatttgtttttttttttgggtagAATTTTAACCCCatttttcccttttcctttgaACAGCTGTTTTCTTCTTGTATGATCTGTCACCTATTACGGTGACAATAAGAGAAGAACGACGTAGTTTTCTTCATTTCCTAACTCGGCTATGTGCCGTGCTTGGTGGCACATTTGCTTTAACAGGTACATGCTGATCTTTCTGacacttttcaatttttttaaaatttgcaaGATTTTTCTTGTACACGTCCAGATATTTTTTGCCATATCTTTTGTTTAATTGATGCCGATATATCGTCAGTAATTCATGTTAGTTACTTGAGGCCATTATAGTAATATGTGGGCTTCCTTGGAATTGGTTATGACATTGTTCTATTGTTCATGTGTTACTTTTTCCATTGATATTCTGATTTTCTTTTGATGCCTTAGAGTTGGATAAATATTATTCCTTTTGCTTTGATTCTGTTTAATTTTTACCAAGATTGTAGTTATATCTAAGAGGTCAAGGAATATGCAGGCCAAGGTTCTAGGTGCTCTCTAGCCCACATTTTGCACCTCAATACTCATTGAGTTCCTTTTACTAAATGATctgttgtttcttttcttttttgctttaaTGAGCTCTACTTATGTTCTCCAACTAGTTGCGTGTTTCATCTTATCGCATATCCATGCTAATGATTATTTGCTAGCATGTTTAATCCTAACCATGAGAtcaataattattttcatatgTTCCTTTGTTGGACATTGAGATACTAATTTTGGGTGTTGGTGCACCAAATGTAGTTTCTTATAATCGATGAAGCCGACCGAATATTGGAGGCTAACTTTGAGGAAAACATGGAGCAAATATTTAAGCGGCTTCCAAAGGTATGCTATTTAGTTCCCTTCGGTTTATAGTTATTACAGGAGTGTTGCAAAGTCGGCGTCATGTTTTATAATTATCACATTCACTCCCTAATACGCAGACAAGGCAAACTGCTCTATTTACAGCTACCCAAACTAAGAAGGTTTCTATTTCTTTCTAACTACTATTCATAATCATTTgggttttcattttctttaacttataaaaaaaaattgcaggTTGAGGATTTTGCGAACTTGTCATTTAAGGAAAAGCCTATATATGTAGGTGTTGATGATGGAAGGTCGAAGGTAATATCCagatttattttatcattgtTTTTACTAGGTTGTTTTGTTAATAGCAAGGTTGACACGAATTCATCTTTCTCAGGTGACCGTCGAAGGGTTGCAGCAGGGCTATTGTGTCGTGCCTAGCAATAAAAGGTTTCTGGTCTTGTATGCTTTTCTTAAGAGGAACCTTTCGAAGAAGATAGTGGTCTTCTTCTCCTCATGCAATTCGGTCAAGTACCATTCCATCGATCCCACCACGCTCCGCGAGGTCTCCCTCCTCCGCATGCTTTCCATCGATCCCCATGTCGTCAGGTGCTATTCTTAACCTGATTGAATAATTTATGGAAACTTAGTTTTCTCGACACTTTTTTTCATCGATTTGCTTGCTCTTGATTTTGATTCCAGGCTTTTGGATCTGAAGCAAGACCAGAACAAGGAGGGGCAAACCATTCTCTACCTAGTCTTTGAGTACATGGACACGGATCTGAAAAAGTACATCAGAAGTTTCCGCCAGAGCCATGAAATGATGCCACCAATGACTGTTAaggtaaaaattaatttaagagctgatttttttttctacCACCCAATATGATGCATCAAAATTTGTTGAAATCCTCGTTACCAAGAGGTTGTTGAAGAGCATCATGATTTCTCTCTGTTTTTTGAAAGGTTCTTTAAAAGATGTTAATTGTACATCAACAACATGAATTTTAGGACAGAAAATTTCTCTGCTTCCACTAGGGATAGGACACtaaatatttgataaattatGGTACTTTTATATTCTCACAAGGTCTCTTGCTGTAGATTTTGATGTATCAACTCTGCAAAGGAATTTCATTCTGTCATGGTCATGGAGTGTTGCACAGGTTGGAAAAAACTCATTCACCATCTTGTTTCAGTATGTTAAAGATAAGATCTTGTTGAATAATTTGCTCCTTAATTTTGCAGAGATCTTAAGCCTCACAATCTTTTAATGGACCGCAAGGCTATGATGCTAAAAGTTGCGGATCTTGGACTCAATCGTGCTTTCACCATTCCCCTCAAGAAATACACGCACGAGGTCACATATCTTTTAGCTTGTATTGGAAAGCACAACATTAGAAAATACCTAGCTTTCCAGTTTTCACGGCAAAATTTGTTTGAATGTAAGATATCTGATATGACATTTTCCTTAAGTGTTTAGTCACTGCAGAACTTATCTGATAACCTATGCTTGTGGTCTAATTCTACATTTCATCTCTtaaaaactagtttttctttgagTTTTCTACGTATCTGATCTCCCTTCTTTGTGTTCCACTACCTTTTTTCCATATCAGAAGCATTCAAGTGTTTCCCCTTTATCTTTTCCTTGCAGGTCGATCTGAGTTCCTCTGTTATTCTTGGAATTTCTTAGATCGAATTGGAGCATTGCTCATGttagaacattttttttttatcagatgGCAATTCTTTGCTCTGCCAATAACACTAGCGTGGCTGTTGCACTGTGTCTACTGCTCCtcatcaatctgtacacttgaattagaaggagcaaattatctatgttatattctaagcagcatatactaagtgtcatatatgaaagttttagattctatgttatattcgttatcttccacagcagcctttaaaaactcagtattctattttatttgatacatgtacacatttgttttagttatttgacatatggtggatttatgtgtttttacagtttacaaatctcaagtactccagagttgaaattgatgaagtgcggttcgagtgggctgaatgcatgctagattacatttgaagtacggttctaccttgatgtgttaaaagaatgttctaccttgattttgatatctattagctagcttttgatgtaaaaagaatgtttgagtattttatggatactgttgtaagaagattatttatataatttgtgaatatttgtgtattttatggatattgttgaatgaagaatatttgtataatttgtgaatatttgtgcatttttttttaattattgtcggtttttcattgtttcggaaatcaaatttgtgttgttaaaaaatatacacattacatcggttttccaccgctgcaaaaccggtgttattaactaatatcacatcggtcatttaccgctgccaaaactggtgttattaacatacaatattacatcagttttacaccgttgatgaaacgatgtcgttaagtgatactacaccggttaataaccaatTCGAAgaccagtgtcgttaagtgatactacaccggttttaacccgatgtctaaaatggcagacttttaacatcggcttcatagacatcggtcgaaaatgaaatagacaccggtggaaaaccgatgtctatgagggtttttgttgtagtgttgtgattcgattgttctttttggttaaacctagagttatataagaaaattaaatattgaatttcgttaagagactttgtcgaggcagtggtggatgttcccatacccaagaaggccatgtgcttcGCCATGTTTGACATGGGAGCCGATTtccgaaattaatatttaattaaatttgtaacctaggtggatttggatctataatgttaagtatcgtttgcgatccaagtctaaaccactaagaacagataagttaaatttgaaatcaataatgttaagttctgtttgcgattccaaatttaattactaaagaacacaataggttgttaggaaaggttcgacacttgtacaaaattttgtacagtggaaccggtacgatcttcctaggaccaaccaacatgtgtgacaccacacaccatgttatctacaacataaattaattgaacaactacacttagcatataaatgtagacatttgaccaatgtgattctttatttcaaaataaatgtttacaaaaagctaggcttttagtatactctctaacaatctcccacttatactaaaagactatgctgtcataaacgctgtcatatacctgattctcattccttcaacatgcccatcaaaagctcttgccttaagggtcttagtgaaaggatctcccaggttatcatctgatgttatttaggtggcaacaacttcccctcgttatacgatgtctcgtattgggtggtacttgcactctatgtgtttacttgccttatgggctcgtggttccttcgagtttgctactgcaccacttattaatacactataataattttggacaaactaggaatcacatctaaatccatcatgaagtctctgagtcatacaacttccatgactgcctcaaaggctgccacatactcagcttccatggtagagtccgaaaagcatctatgcttatcactgCTCTATTGTTATGGCTtaacctcctaaaataaacacaaaaccccgaggtcgacttactattgtccctatctgattggaagtcaaaattcgtgtatACCATAGGAAGCAAATCATCTGTCTTGTAAActggcatataatctctagtccctctaaggtactttaatatatgttttacggcagtccaatgtcccgatcctgggttactttgatatctgctaaccatgcccatagcAAAACGGATATctagtctcgtgcatagcatacattaggcttccgacagccgaagcataaggaactaccttcatgtcctctatctcctttgatgtcttcagagacatctctttagataaagctacttcatGCCTAAAGGGTaaaaaaacctttcttagagtcttgcatgctaaaacgagctaggatcgtatcgatatatgaagcttggggcaAGCACattatccttttcttgcgatcccttattactttgatcccaagaatatgcgcacattctcctaagtccttcatattgaattgcttgaacaaccatacccttacttccgacaaccctttgatattgtttccaactatcaaaaatgtcatctacgtatagtacaagaaataccatcacgtttccatcacacttcttgtatacacaagactcattcggacacatAATAAATCCATAACACTGGAttacaaccggatgttccaagacctagaagcttgcttcagtccatagaccgattgagcacATACAAgatgccctttgcaatgaatccctctggttgcttcatatggatattttcttcaagacttccatttaagaaaagttgtcttgacatccatttaccaaacctcataatccatatgagcggcaatggataagagtattcggatagacttaagcatggctaccagtgaaaagtttcctcataatcgattccctctttctgagtgtatcctttcacaacaagtcttgctttaaaggtttccaccttcccatctgtccctctttttcttttgtagatccacttacatccaatagcttttacaccatttagtggttctacaagctcccagaccttattagaatacatagattctatttcaaaattcatcgctcttttccaagatactacatctttatcttggagtgcttcgtcatatgtccggggatcaggttcatgttcaccagggattaagtccgacgactcttccaaaaacatgaatctttcaggttacctaacaaccctcccagtacgacgaggcactgtctgttgttgtgtatcatttgtgatacgtgttgcaatttcttgtgatatttcatcttgcactattggtactaaagtaggcattccctctctcatttcttctagaacaatttcactcatgggcttatggtttattacataatcttcctctaaaaattgagcattggtgctaacaatgatctttagatttttaggattataaaacaaaccaccttttactcccttaggatatcctacaaacagacaaacttctgtacgtgattccaccttgtcaatatctccctttagcacatgtgttggactaccccatatccgaatatgactcagactaggcttacgcccattccacaattccatgggagtagagggtactgatttagaaggtaccatattcagaatgtacactgttgtttccagagcatatccccaaaacgaatttagtaattctaaataactcatcatctatctaaccattttcataagagttatattcctttgttctgccacaccattctgttggggtgtaccaggtgcagacaattgagattgaatcccagcctctgataagtaattcctaaactctccaaagaggtattcgccaccacgaacagaccgtagtgtcttaatacttttaccatgacgtttctccacatcaaccttgtactctttgaacttatcaaagcatttaggcttgcgacgcatcaagtaaatgtacccatatctcaaatagtcatctataaaagagaaaatattcgaaaccacctcttgcctagatagacataggaccacacaaatcagaatgaaccagttctaatacatctttggctctataccccttggccttaaaaggtctcttggtcattttaccttccaagcaagatttgcaagttggaaagttttccaacactaatgaacccaagagtccatcggctattagcctttgaatcctactcaagttaatatgaccaagccttagatgccaaagatatgtttggttcatatccgaaggttcctttctcttattagatttagaagatgtgttattatattaattttcatttgttgcatcgtgagagttattggatttagagtatacaaattgccaacgaaTGTACCAGagtagataactttcctatttatcttgataacacctttgctattaaaaatagacagaatatccatccttgtattgtttagaaactgaaatcaagttctttctaaaacttggtacgtaaagataatttcttaaaaccaatattttattcctataaacatctcccactacaacagttgctacttctgtagcattgcccatgtaaacagtgatttctccttcgtgtagtggtcgggtttcctggaacccctgcaatgatttgcagacatgattagtggttaTCATATATACACgccaagtaccggtagataacaccactaatcatgttccaactactagagaataagatatacctatattgttctcttcctatgaggacagtccacctacaaatgtctagactgcttgcaaatgaagcacttacctttcggcttcttcattcctacttttagtccagtacctagagatcatacagtcttgcctgtcagcccgattctagtgtccgaagagttccttgagattgtacatcatgtcatggccagtaggcatggtctaatgctgatgttgcagcacatttgatataaaagccaaatataactccgcgccatctcatctgccttgacccatttcctatgatactcaatctcctcttcactagaatcgctattaggcacattaTGACAGACCTCCATTagtataaacttatagccttcagtagttaggacaatatccaagtttcttttccaatctatgtggttgggaccagtaagtttattctctttcagaataatagtcagtgggttgaaagtcatcctaaga
This window of the Zingiber officinale cultivar Zhangliang chromosome 3B, Zo_v1.1, whole genome shotgun sequence genome carries:
- the LOC122055002 gene encoding cell division control protein 2 homolog D-like translates to MLSIDPHVVRLLDLKQDQNKEGQTILYLVFEYMDTDLKKYIRSFRQSHEMMPPMTVKILMYQLCKGISFCHGHGVLHRDLKPHNLLMDRKAMMLKVADLGLNRAFTIPLKKYTHEMAILCSANNTSVAVALCLLLLINLYT